One part of the Sorangiineae bacterium MSr11954 genome encodes these proteins:
- the msrA gene encoding peptide-methionine (S)-S-oxide reductase MsrA yields MAVGSGCRAGSVQPAPAQTTSATVAKTNVGANPGNVVTIARGAPLTPAKGHELAAFAEGCFWGSENTFRHVPGVVATAVGYTGGTTASPTYEDVSSHTTGHAETVLVEFDPSQVTYAKLLGVFFRSHDPTTKNRQGPDVGSQYRSAIFTFSAAQERDARAALADAQRTTKKPIVTQIAPMGAFWRAEDYHQQYDEKTGRESCPLPSVLGTQQTQ; encoded by the coding sequence ATGGCAGTGGGCTCCGGTTGTCGTGCAGGCTCCGTTCAGCCCGCGCCTGCGCAAACGACATCGGCGACGGTGGCGAAGACCAACGTCGGCGCCAATCCGGGCAATGTGGTGACCATTGCGCGCGGTGCGCCGCTCACCCCTGCAAAGGGGCACGAGCTCGCCGCCTTTGCGGAGGGGTGTTTCTGGGGCTCGGAGAACACGTTTCGACACGTGCCCGGCGTGGTGGCCACCGCCGTGGGCTACACGGGCGGAACGACCGCGTCGCCCACGTATGAAGACGTGAGCTCGCACACCACCGGGCACGCCGAGACGGTGTTGGTGGAGTTCGATCCGTCGCAAGTGACCTATGCGAAGTTGCTCGGCGTCTTCTTTCGCTCGCACGATCCGACCACCAAGAACCGGCAAGGGCCGGACGTGGGGAGCCAGTACCGAAGCGCCATTTTCACCTTCTCGGCGGCGCAAGAGCGCGACGCGCGCGCCGCGCTGGCCGACGCGCAGCGCACGACGAAAAAGCCCATCGTCACCCAAATTGCGCCCATGGGCGCCTTCTGGCGCGCCGAGGACTACCACCAACAATACGACGAGAAGACGGGGCGCGAATCGTGCCCGCTCCCCTCGGTCCTCGGCACGCAGCAAACGCAATAG